The Lutibacter profundi genome includes a region encoding these proteins:
- a CDS encoding glycerophosphodiester phosphodiesterase family protein, giving the protein MKICKKIRLLLIFTLIFTSCNYESKKEIQKKEVNTITEISTQAKKVRDYLNKNIVIAHRGSTYWAPEETEPAFLWARNIGADYLELDVQLTKDSILVAFHDNNLKRTTNVSEVFPKRMNAEIRKFTLKELRSLDAGSKFNQNNPDRAKNSYKGLKILTFKDVLMIAEGYRIKKNKGVPVKEIVRNVWTGNYLYEKDPNDNGNRPGIYCETKNPKLGTEKKLSKELTKYGWNINMNPKEIKTHLNKVGIANTNARFILQSFSRKSILKLEKYLPNIPKCLLLWKPDMKGDLKENYVQAIKFGIENNVQCIGPSITGEPNNYEELSAPWMIKLIHGAGMLSHLYTFDTNKQFKEYIDRADGVFTNRADLALEFYKRKSKETPQEILVKLGYK; this is encoded by the coding sequence ATGAAAATATGTAAAAAAATAAGATTGCTGTTAATTTTCACATTAATATTTACAAGTTGTAATTATGAATCAAAAAAAGAAATACAAAAAAAAGAAGTGAATACTATTACAGAAATTAGTACACAGGCAAAAAAAGTTCGAGATTATTTAAATAAAAATATTGTAATCGCTCATAGAGGTAGTACATACTGGGCGCCAGAAGAAACAGAACCAGCTTTTTTATGGGCGCGGAATATTGGGGCAGATTATTTAGAGTTAGATGTTCAATTAACGAAGGATAGCATCTTAGTAGCTTTTCATGATAATAATTTAAAAAGAACAACAAATGTTTCGGAAGTATTTCCCAAAAGGATGAATGCTGAAATTAGAAAGTTTACTTTAAAAGAATTAAGAAGTTTAGATGCTGGAAGTAAGTTTAATCAAAATAATCCTGATAGAGCTAAAAACAGTTATAAAGGTCTTAAAATACTAACCTTTAAAGATGTTTTAATGATTGCAGAAGGGTATAGAATAAAAAAAAATAAAGGAGTTCCAGTTAAAGAAATAGTCAGAAATGTATGGACAGGTAATTATTTATATGAAAAAGACCCTAATGATAATGGTAATAGGCCGGGAATATATTGTGAAACTAAAAATCCAAAGTTAGGAACTGAAAAAAAACTTTCTAAAGAATTAACTAAATACGGTTGGAATATAAATATGAATCCAAAAGAAATAAAAACACATCTTAATAAGGTTGGTATTGCCAATACAAATGCACGTTTTATATTGCAATCATTTTCTCGTAAAAGTATTCTGAAATTAGAAAAGTACCTACCAAATATACCAAAGTGCTTATTATTATGGAAACCAGATATGAAAGGGGATTTGAAAGAGAATTATGTACAAGCTATAAAATTTGGAATAGAAAATAATGTACAGTGTATAGGACCAAGTATTACTGGTGAGCCGAACAATTACGAAGAACTTTCAGCTCCTTGGATGATAAAATTGATTCATGGTGCAGGGATGTTATCTCACCTTTATACTTTTGATACCAATAAGCAATTTAAAGAATATATAGATAGAGCTGATGGTGTGTTTACCAATAGAGCAGATTTAGCACTTGAATTTTACAAAAGAAAAAGTAAGGAAACACCTCAAGAAATATTAGTTAAATTGGGTTATAAATAA